The following coding sequences are from one Sesamum indicum cultivar Zhongzhi No. 13 linkage group LG11, S_indicum_v1.0, whole genome shotgun sequence window:
- the LOC105174631 gene encoding pentatricopeptide repeat-containing protein At2g38420, mitochondrial, with product MWRRLADCNLVIPTERACQRQQQIYANCPTSNLFCNSTASFSSSSSSRKSSSLHNYYIRKRRKWPIRPYKTERHQAFAFQLAKQSFKRSIRKSKTHLLSDLVSSFAAYEVDPTPESYHFLFKVLIQNRPSNWDGQVSQILEQIEQVENFETPECIFIDLIKFYGDNNMLNDAVELFFRISKFRCGPSVEILNTLLSVLCRSRRGLEIVPQILVNTQVMNIRIEESSFEILIRALCRIGRLSNAFELLNHMVQEGFGVNQKVCSLMLATMCRQLNYNTGEVMGFLEELKKLGFEPRKDDLCNIIRFLVNKEMVKDALGLLKQMKMNGLRPDILCYNLVLDGLIFQRDFLRADKVFDELLVLGLIPNIHTYNVYINGLCMQKKVEDGINVLHSMEELGCAPELNTYITILRALCEAGELIRVREMVNKMQQKCMQLNSETYEIIIDGFVSNGDIDAACSLLNEMLDKNLVPQPPTLDKIICWFCKNGLYTKAVELLEEVVMKDIAPGVSAWRALIQGCDLTFKVERIVDLTKNQLQVDNSAVQRS from the coding sequence ATGTGGAGGCGATTAGCTGACTGCAATCTAGTCATACCAACAGAAAGAGCTTGCCAACGGCAACAACAAATCTATGCAAATTGCCCCACAAGTAATTTATTCTGCAATTCAACTGCATCattctcctcttcttcttcttcaagaaaatcttCGTCTTTACACAACTActatataagaaaaagaagaaaatggcCAATCCGACCGTACAAGACAGAGCGGCACCAAGCTTTTGCTTTTCAGCTGGCTAAGCAGTCATTTAAACGATCAATCAGAAAATCCAAAACCCATCTTCTCTCTGACCTTGTTAGCTCCTTCGCTGCTTATGAAGTTGACCCCACCCCCGAATCATACCATTTTCTCTTCAAAGTCTTGATTCAGAATCGGCCCTCAAACTGGGATGGCCAAGTCTCGCAGATTCTTGAACAAATTGAACAAGTTGAAAACTTTGAGACACCTGAATGCATCTTCATTGATTTGATAAAGTTTTATGGTGATAACAATATGTTGAATGATGCTGTGGAGCTGTTTTTCAGGATATCGAAGTTTAGATGTGGACCATCTGTTGAAATTCTGAATACTTTACTTTCAGTTCTTTGTAGGAGTAGAAGGGGTCTTGAGATTGTTCCCCAAATATTAGTAAACACTCAGGTGATGAACATTAGGATAGAAGAATCtagttttgagattttgatCAGAGCCCTTTGCAGAATAGGTAGACTTAGTAATGCTTTTGAGCTGTTGAATCATATGGTGCAAGAAGGTTTTGGTGTAAACCAAAAGGTTTGTTCATTAATGCTTGCAACAATGTGCAGGCAACTGAATTATAATACTGGTGAAGTTATGGGATTTTTGGAGGAACTGAAAAAGCTAGGGTTTGAACCAAGAAAGGATGATttgtgtaatataattaggtTTTTGGTGAACAAGGAGATGGTTAAGGATGCTTTGGGATTGTTGAAACAGATGAAAATGAATGGACTTAGGCCTGATATTTTGTGTTACAATTTAGTACTTGATGGGTTGATCTTTCAGAGGGACTTCTTGAGAGCTGATAAAGTGTTTGATGAATTGCTTGTTTTGGGGTTGATTCCTAATATCCATACTTACAATGTGTACATTAATGGGTTGTGCATGCAAAAGAAGGTAGAGGATGGAATAAACGTGCTGCATTCCATGGAGGAGTTGGGCTGTGCACCTGAATTGAATACCTATATTACAATCTTAAGAGCACTCTGTGAAGCTGGAGAGCTGATTAGGGTAAGAGAGATGGTTAACAAAATGCAGCAGAAATGCATGCAACTGAATTCAGAGACCTATGAGATCATTATTGATGGCTTTGTCAGTAATGGTGATATAGATGCAGCTTGCAGTTTGTTAAACGAAATGTTGGACAAAAATTTAGTTCCTCAGCCACCAACTTTGGATAAAATAATCTGTTGGTTTTGCAAGAATGGTTTGTACACTAAAGCCGTGGAACTGCTTGAAGAAGTGGTAATGAAGGATATTGCACCAGGGGTCAGCGCATGGCGGGCACTAATCCAAGGATGTGATCTCACGTTCAAAGTTGAGAGGATTGTCGATTTGACTAAAAACCAGCTTCAAGTTGATAATTCTGCAGTTCAAAGgagttaa
- the LOC105174632 gene encoding protein LURP-one-related 15-like isoform X2, translating to METCHGKMDSLTAVISSQFCVPGNLHLTIVRKPTGFIKGKFKVTDDKGNYVFNVKEKMLSIHGRLLLLDSGSNPIVTFKKKILSTRRRWQVFRGGSSDYVDLIFTTKNSSLVQFKIELDVFLAGNEGNNSWDFKVVGNWDERSCIVYDKDSTPVAQIQKKHTFGGIVLGKDTLNVTVYPQVQADQRVLLLQAPHQHDKQS from the exons ATGGAGACTTGCCATGGGAAAATGGATAGTCTTACTGCTGTAATTAGCTCTCAATTCTGCGTTCCAGGCAACCTTCATCTAACCATTGTTCGAAAGCCGACGGGCttcataaaaggaaaatttaaGGTCACCGATGATAAAGGCAACTACGTTTTCAACGTGAAAGAGAAAATGTTGAGTATTCATGGCCGCCTTCTCCTCCTCGACTCTGGAAGCAATCCCATTGTCACTTTCAAGAAAAAG ATCCTAAGTACTCGCAGAAGATGGCAAGTTTTCAGGGGAGGTAGCTCAGACTATGTTGATCTAATCTTCACCACCAAAAATTCTTCGCTTGTCCAGTTCAAGATTGAGTTAGACGTATTTTTAGCCGGCAACGAGGGAAACAATTCTTGGGATTTCAAAGTGGTTGGCAACTGGGATGAGAGGTCATGCATCGTGTACGATAAGGATTCTACACCCGTTGCACAG ATTCAGAAGAAGCATACATTTGGGGGCATTGTGCTTGGGAAGGACACTCTCAATGTGACTGTTTATCCTCAG GTACAAGCAGATCAACGCGTCCTGCTACTCCAAGCACCACACCAACATGACAAACAGAGTTGA
- the LOC105174632 gene encoding protein LURP-one-related 15-like isoform X1, translated as METCHGKMDSLTAVISSQFCVPGNLHLTIVRKPTGFIKGKFKVTDDKGNYVFNVKEKMLSIHGRLLLLDSGSNPIVTFKKKILSTRRRWQVFRGGSSDYVDLIFTTKNSSLVQFKIELDVFLAGNEGNNSWDFKVVGNWDERSCIVYDKDSTPVAQIQKKHTFGGIVLGKDTLNVTVYPQVDYAFIVALIVILYEIKQDTEY; from the exons ATGGAGACTTGCCATGGGAAAATGGATAGTCTTACTGCTGTAATTAGCTCTCAATTCTGCGTTCCAGGCAACCTTCATCTAACCATTGTTCGAAAGCCGACGGGCttcataaaaggaaaatttaaGGTCACCGATGATAAAGGCAACTACGTTTTCAACGTGAAAGAGAAAATGTTGAGTATTCATGGCCGCCTTCTCCTCCTCGACTCTGGAAGCAATCCCATTGTCACTTTCAAGAAAAAG ATCCTAAGTACTCGCAGAAGATGGCAAGTTTTCAGGGGAGGTAGCTCAGACTATGTTGATCTAATCTTCACCACCAAAAATTCTTCGCTTGTCCAGTTCAAGATTGAGTTAGACGTATTTTTAGCCGGCAACGAGGGAAACAATTCTTGGGATTTCAAAGTGGTTGGCAACTGGGATGAGAGGTCATGCATCGTGTACGATAAGGATTCTACACCCGTTGCACAG ATTCAGAAGAAGCATACATTTGGGGGCATTGTGCTTGGGAAGGACACTCTCAATGTGACTGTTTATCCTCAGGTTGATTATGCCTTTATAGTTGCCCTCATTGTCATACTTTATGAAATCAAACAGGATACAGAATATTGA
- the LOC105174633 gene encoding protein LURP-one-related 15-like, with product MMTGTSYPAVAGPMAVIGPQFCVGYPVDLTIVRKLMTLSEGNFGVTDVNGNIMFRVKGKFFSLHDRRVLLDATGIPIITFQQKLLSAHRRWQVFRGESTDAKDLLFSVKKSSLIQLKTKLDVFLGCNTREEVCDFKIEGSWFERSCVIYAGNSTNIIAQMHRKHSAQSILLGKDTFGVTVYPNVDYAFIVALVVILEEINEDRSGSD from the exons ATGATGACGGGCACGAGCTATCCGGCGGTGGCGGGTCCAATGGCCGTGATCGGCCCACAGTTCTGCGTGGGATACCCTGTTGATCTCACCATCGTGCGGAAGCTGATGACTTTATCAGAGGGAAATTTTGGAGTGACTGATGTGAACGGGAACATTATGTTCAGAGTGAAAGGCAAATTCTTCAGCCTCCACGATCGCCGAGTCTTGCTTGATGCTACCGGCATCCCAATAATCACTTTCCAGCAAAAG CTGCTGTCTGCACACAGAAGATGGCAAGTTTTCAGGGGAGAGAGCACGGATGCAAAGGATCTGCTTTTCAGTGTGAAGAAATCTTCACTGATTCAGCTGAAGACAAAGTTAGATGTATTCTTGGGTTGTAACACCAGAGAGGAGGTTTGTGACTTCAAAATCGAAGGCAGCTGGTTCGAGAGGTCCTGCGTCATATATGCTGGAAACTCAACTAATATCATTGCTCAA ATGCACAGGAAACACAGTGCCCAAAGTATTCTGCTTGGGAAAGATACATTTGGAGTGACGGTGTATCCGAATGTGGATTATGCCTTCATAGTTGCTTTGGTGGTGATCCTCGAGGAAATTAATGAGGACAGATCAGGTAGTGATTAA
- the LOC105174634 gene encoding TOM1-like protein 2 isoform X1, whose protein sequence is MISSMASISSSSSATVRVEKATSEFLIGPDWTLNIDICDTINSNQMLAKDVVKAVKKRLQHKNPKVQLLALTLLETMVKNCGDYVHFQIAERSILQEMVKIVKKKTDMHVRDKILALIGSWREAFGGPGGRYPQYYMAFEDLRRLGVQFPQRSPDAAAIFTPPVTHPIQRYPQPSYGMPSSSSTRLDEAMAAEEKISLSSINSMRDVLDLLNDMLKAVDPNDRTAVNDEVIIDLVEQCRANQRKLMQLLGTTGDEEILCQGLELNDNLQSLLAKHDAIASGSPLPREVINVTPGASEKDDSTLRTAEDSVPKDVDTPSAPVLSAQRGEIDEEDEEEDDFAQLARRHSKTRSDVSHNSSMVKGDMAAISEAPSSPSMSNALVPVSAPTSVQTKDQDIIDLLSITLSPATSTEQTSQQIPASPVHTPGHNPSVSPGVAVSSDAYSGNLGSPFNGYIAPWAQPQPQPPRQSQPERPSYPEFQAQPQHHTQPWPQPQPQPQHHTQPWLQLQRQPHPQPQPQPQTQAQLHPQLASGYPPPPWAATPGYFSNQNPESRLTYTYSTPKPPSSNPRPLQHEPINGEAQINSSPRPAASNAGQRPFIPSYRLFEDLNVFGNTEGRFKSSSNASPSLLGSNNQNAVGGRK, encoded by the exons atgatttcatcaatggcttcaatttcatcatcttcttcagcTACTGTGAGAGTTGAGAAAGCGACCAGCGAGTTCTTGATCGGACCCGATTGGACTTTGAATATCGATATTTGTGATACCATCAATTCTAATCagat GTTGGCAAAAGATGTAGTCAAAGCTGTGAAGAAACGGTTGCAGCACAAGAACCCTAAAGTTCAATTACTTGCTCTAACG CTTCTGGAGACGATGGTCAAGAACTGTGGtgattatgtgcattttcAAATTGCAGAACGAAGTATACTGCAGGAGATGGTCAAGATTGTAAAGAAAAAG ACAGATATGCATGTGAGGGATAAAATTCTAGCCCTGATTGGCTCCTGGCGTGAGGCATTTGGTGGGCCTGGAGGAAGATATCCTCAGTATTATATGGCTTTTGAGGACCTGAGG CGCCTTGGAGTACAATTCCCTCAACGTTCACCGGATGCAGCTGCAATATTTACTCCACCTGTTACACATCCAATACAAAGATATCCTCAACCAAGTTATGGAATGCCAAGTAGTTCTTCTACGAGGCTCGATGAAGCCATGGCAgctgaagaaaaaataag TTTATCAAGCATAAACTCCATGCGCGATGTTCTTGACCTCTTGAATGATATGTTAAAAGCTGTTGATCCAAACGATCGCACG GCTGTTAACGATGAAGTTATAATTGACCTTGTTGAGCAATGCCGTGCCAATCAGAGGAAGTTGATGCAGTTGTTGGGAACGACTGG gGATGAAGAAATTCTTTGCCAGGGTCTTGAACTAAACGATAACCTTCAAAGCTTGCTTGCAAAGCATGATGCCATAGCGTCTGGTTCCCCACTACCTCGCGAAGTAATAAATGTCACACCTGGTGCGTCTGAGAAAGATGACTCTACTCTCAGAACTGCTGAAGACAGTGTGCCCAAAGATGTTGATACCCCTTCTGCACCGGTTCTTTCAGCCCAGAGGGGTGAGATTGATGAAGAGGACGAAGAGGAAGACGACTTTGCGCAGCTGGCTCGaag ACATTCAAAAACTAGGAGTGATGTTTCCCATAACTCATCTATGGTAAAAGGTGATATGGCGGCAATTTCAGAAGCTCCCTCAAGCCCTTCCATGAGCAATGCACTAGTTCCAGTTAGTGCCCCCACATCAGTGCAAACTAAAGATCAGGACATCATTGACCTCTTGAGCATCACCTTATCACCAGCTACATCAACTGAGCAAACCTCTCAGCAGATTCCTGCTTCCCCAGTGCACACTCCAGGGCATAATCCCTCAGTTAGCCCGGGAGTTGCAGTTTCTTCTGATGCTTATTCCGGGAACCTTGGTTCGCCCTTCAATGGTTATATAGCTCCGTGGGCCCAGCCTCAGCCGCAACCCCCACGTCAGTCTCAGCCGGAACGCCCATCATATCCTGAATTTCAGGCTCAGCCTCAGCATCACACTCAGCCTTGGCCGCAGCCACAGCCTCAGCCTCAGCATCACACTCAGCCTTGGCTGCAGCTGCAGCGGCAACCTCACCCTCAGCCTCAGCCTCAGCCGCAGACACAGGCACAGCTTCATCCCCAGCTTGCCTCAGGGTATCCTCCTCCACCTTGGGCTGCCACTCCTGGTTACTTTAGCAATCAAAATCCTGAGTCCAGACTGACTTACACATATTCAACTCCTAAACCTCCTTCATCCAACCCTAGGCCTCTGCAGCATGAGCCCATTAATGGAGAGGCGCAGATTAACTCCAGCCCGAGGCCTGCTGCCTCAAATGCTGGACAGAGGCCCTTTATTCCGTCATATAGATTGTTTGAAGATCTTAATGTGTTCGGTAATACCGAAGGAAGATTCAAGTCTTCGAGTAATGCATCACCTAGCTTGTTGGGATCCAACAATCAAAATGCAGTTGGCGGAAGGAAGTGA
- the LOC105174634 gene encoding TOM1-like protein 2 isoform X2, protein MVKIVKKKTDMHVRDKILALIGSWREAFGGPGGRYPQYYMAFEDLRRLGVQFPQRSPDAAAIFTPPVTHPIQRYPQPSYGMPSSSSTRLDEAMAAEEKISLSSINSMRDVLDLLNDMLKAVDPNDRTAVNDEVIIDLVEQCRANQRKLMQLLGTTGDEEILCQGLELNDNLQSLLAKHDAIASGSPLPREVINVTPGASEKDDSTLRTAEDSVPKDVDTPSAPVLSAQRGEIDEEDEEEDDFAQLARRHSKTRSDVSHNSSMVKGDMAAISEAPSSPSMSNALVPVSAPTSVQTKDQDIIDLLSITLSPATSTEQTSQQIPASPVHTPGHNPSVSPGVAVSSDAYSGNLGSPFNGYIAPWAQPQPQPPRQSQPERPSYPEFQAQPQHHTQPWPQPQPQPQHHTQPWLQLQRQPHPQPQPQPQTQAQLHPQLASGYPPPPWAATPGYFSNQNPESRLTYTYSTPKPPSSNPRPLQHEPINGEAQINSSPRPAASNAGQRPFIPSYRLFEDLNVFGNTEGRFKSSSNASPSLLGSNNQNAVGGRK, encoded by the exons ATGGTCAAGATTGTAAAGAAAAAG ACAGATATGCATGTGAGGGATAAAATTCTAGCCCTGATTGGCTCCTGGCGTGAGGCATTTGGTGGGCCTGGAGGAAGATATCCTCAGTATTATATGGCTTTTGAGGACCTGAGG CGCCTTGGAGTACAATTCCCTCAACGTTCACCGGATGCAGCTGCAATATTTACTCCACCTGTTACACATCCAATACAAAGATATCCTCAACCAAGTTATGGAATGCCAAGTAGTTCTTCTACGAGGCTCGATGAAGCCATGGCAgctgaagaaaaaataag TTTATCAAGCATAAACTCCATGCGCGATGTTCTTGACCTCTTGAATGATATGTTAAAAGCTGTTGATCCAAACGATCGCACG GCTGTTAACGATGAAGTTATAATTGACCTTGTTGAGCAATGCCGTGCCAATCAGAGGAAGTTGATGCAGTTGTTGGGAACGACTGG gGATGAAGAAATTCTTTGCCAGGGTCTTGAACTAAACGATAACCTTCAAAGCTTGCTTGCAAAGCATGATGCCATAGCGTCTGGTTCCCCACTACCTCGCGAAGTAATAAATGTCACACCTGGTGCGTCTGAGAAAGATGACTCTACTCTCAGAACTGCTGAAGACAGTGTGCCCAAAGATGTTGATACCCCTTCTGCACCGGTTCTTTCAGCCCAGAGGGGTGAGATTGATGAAGAGGACGAAGAGGAAGACGACTTTGCGCAGCTGGCTCGaag ACATTCAAAAACTAGGAGTGATGTTTCCCATAACTCATCTATGGTAAAAGGTGATATGGCGGCAATTTCAGAAGCTCCCTCAAGCCCTTCCATGAGCAATGCACTAGTTCCAGTTAGTGCCCCCACATCAGTGCAAACTAAAGATCAGGACATCATTGACCTCTTGAGCATCACCTTATCACCAGCTACATCAACTGAGCAAACCTCTCAGCAGATTCCTGCTTCCCCAGTGCACACTCCAGGGCATAATCCCTCAGTTAGCCCGGGAGTTGCAGTTTCTTCTGATGCTTATTCCGGGAACCTTGGTTCGCCCTTCAATGGTTATATAGCTCCGTGGGCCCAGCCTCAGCCGCAACCCCCACGTCAGTCTCAGCCGGAACGCCCATCATATCCTGAATTTCAGGCTCAGCCTCAGCATCACACTCAGCCTTGGCCGCAGCCACAGCCTCAGCCTCAGCATCACACTCAGCCTTGGCTGCAGCTGCAGCGGCAACCTCACCCTCAGCCTCAGCCTCAGCCGCAGACACAGGCACAGCTTCATCCCCAGCTTGCCTCAGGGTATCCTCCTCCACCTTGGGCTGCCACTCCTGGTTACTTTAGCAATCAAAATCCTGAGTCCAGACTGACTTACACATATTCAACTCCTAAACCTCCTTCATCCAACCCTAGGCCTCTGCAGCATGAGCCCATTAATGGAGAGGCGCAGATTAACTCCAGCCCGAGGCCTGCTGCCTCAAATGCTGGACAGAGGCCCTTTATTCCGTCATATAGATTGTTTGAAGATCTTAATGTGTTCGGTAATACCGAAGGAAGATTCAAGTCTTCGAGTAATGCATCACCTAGCTTGTTGGGATCCAACAATCAAAATGCAGTTGGCGGAAGGAAGTGA
- the LOC105174634 gene encoding TOM1-like protein 2 isoform X3, whose translation MHVRDKILALIGSWREAFGGPGGRYPQYYMAFEDLRRLGVQFPQRSPDAAAIFTPPVTHPIQRYPQPSYGMPSSSSTRLDEAMAAEEKISLSSINSMRDVLDLLNDMLKAVDPNDRTAVNDEVIIDLVEQCRANQRKLMQLLGTTGDEEILCQGLELNDNLQSLLAKHDAIASGSPLPREVINVTPGASEKDDSTLRTAEDSVPKDVDTPSAPVLSAQRGEIDEEDEEEDDFAQLARRHSKTRSDVSHNSSMVKGDMAAISEAPSSPSMSNALVPVSAPTSVQTKDQDIIDLLSITLSPATSTEQTSQQIPASPVHTPGHNPSVSPGVAVSSDAYSGNLGSPFNGYIAPWAQPQPQPPRQSQPERPSYPEFQAQPQHHTQPWPQPQPQPQHHTQPWLQLQRQPHPQPQPQPQTQAQLHPQLASGYPPPPWAATPGYFSNQNPESRLTYTYSTPKPPSSNPRPLQHEPINGEAQINSSPRPAASNAGQRPFIPSYRLFEDLNVFGNTEGRFKSSSNASPSLLGSNNQNAVGGRK comes from the exons ATGCATGTGAGGGATAAAATTCTAGCCCTGATTGGCTCCTGGCGTGAGGCATTTGGTGGGCCTGGAGGAAGATATCCTCAGTATTATATGGCTTTTGAGGACCTGAGG CGCCTTGGAGTACAATTCCCTCAACGTTCACCGGATGCAGCTGCAATATTTACTCCACCTGTTACACATCCAATACAAAGATATCCTCAACCAAGTTATGGAATGCCAAGTAGTTCTTCTACGAGGCTCGATGAAGCCATGGCAgctgaagaaaaaataag TTTATCAAGCATAAACTCCATGCGCGATGTTCTTGACCTCTTGAATGATATGTTAAAAGCTGTTGATCCAAACGATCGCACG GCTGTTAACGATGAAGTTATAATTGACCTTGTTGAGCAATGCCGTGCCAATCAGAGGAAGTTGATGCAGTTGTTGGGAACGACTGG gGATGAAGAAATTCTTTGCCAGGGTCTTGAACTAAACGATAACCTTCAAAGCTTGCTTGCAAAGCATGATGCCATAGCGTCTGGTTCCCCACTACCTCGCGAAGTAATAAATGTCACACCTGGTGCGTCTGAGAAAGATGACTCTACTCTCAGAACTGCTGAAGACAGTGTGCCCAAAGATGTTGATACCCCTTCTGCACCGGTTCTTTCAGCCCAGAGGGGTGAGATTGATGAAGAGGACGAAGAGGAAGACGACTTTGCGCAGCTGGCTCGaag ACATTCAAAAACTAGGAGTGATGTTTCCCATAACTCATCTATGGTAAAAGGTGATATGGCGGCAATTTCAGAAGCTCCCTCAAGCCCTTCCATGAGCAATGCACTAGTTCCAGTTAGTGCCCCCACATCAGTGCAAACTAAAGATCAGGACATCATTGACCTCTTGAGCATCACCTTATCACCAGCTACATCAACTGAGCAAACCTCTCAGCAGATTCCTGCTTCCCCAGTGCACACTCCAGGGCATAATCCCTCAGTTAGCCCGGGAGTTGCAGTTTCTTCTGATGCTTATTCCGGGAACCTTGGTTCGCCCTTCAATGGTTATATAGCTCCGTGGGCCCAGCCTCAGCCGCAACCCCCACGTCAGTCTCAGCCGGAACGCCCATCATATCCTGAATTTCAGGCTCAGCCTCAGCATCACACTCAGCCTTGGCCGCAGCCACAGCCTCAGCCTCAGCATCACACTCAGCCTTGGCTGCAGCTGCAGCGGCAACCTCACCCTCAGCCTCAGCCTCAGCCGCAGACACAGGCACAGCTTCATCCCCAGCTTGCCTCAGGGTATCCTCCTCCACCTTGGGCTGCCACTCCTGGTTACTTTAGCAATCAAAATCCTGAGTCCAGACTGACTTACACATATTCAACTCCTAAACCTCCTTCATCCAACCCTAGGCCTCTGCAGCATGAGCCCATTAATGGAGAGGCGCAGATTAACTCCAGCCCGAGGCCTGCTGCCTCAAATGCTGGACAGAGGCCCTTTATTCCGTCATATAGATTGTTTGAAGATCTTAATGTGTTCGGTAATACCGAAGGAAGATTCAAGTCTTCGAGTAATGCATCACCTAGCTTGTTGGGATCCAACAATCAAAATGCAGTTGGCGGAAGGAAGTGA